Part of the Sphingobium sp. TKS genome is shown below.
TGAGGCCGCGCCAAGATGCCGCCCTGCGCGGGTGTAGCTCAGTTGGTTAGAGCGCCGGCCTGTCACGCCGGAGGTCGCGGGTTCGAGCCCCGTCACTCGCGCCATTCTCTTCGGATCGAGTTTGGCTGGAGCCAGCTTTCCCCATTTTCGTCATGCCAGCGAAAGCTGGCATCTCCGTCGAGATGGCACGATCTAGCCTCACGAGATCCCTGCTTTCGCTGGGATGACGATGAAGATGGTAAGGGAAGCCTTAAAAACCTCGCCAGCGCCCTGTCTCCATCCAGGCCAGCAGGCGCCGCAGCGGCAGGACCCAAATCCAGATCAGGCCGAGGAAAATATAAACCGGCACCTGCACGATCATCGGCAACTGCCCGATCATGCCGGACAGGCTGCCGACCAGCACCGCCCAGAGCGCGATCAGCCCCAGGATGATGAACATGCCCGCCGGTTTGCGCCAACTCGGCTTGTAGACGTGCCGGGGATCGATGCTCATGCTTCTTTGCCTTCGATCAGTTCGATTTCGGTCAGGATCAGGTGCAATGGCAAGTCCCACGGATCGGCGGGCAGGGCGTCATGTTCCTGCACCGACCAGGCGAGGCCTATGCGCAGGGCATCGGGATAACGCGCGAAAATGCGGTCATAATAGCCGCCGCCTTGCCCCAGCCGGTTCATCGCCCGGTCAAAGCCGATCAGCGGGGCGATGATGACGTCGGGAACCACCGGATCACCCGCGGCTTGCGGGTGGCTGGTGCCGAACAGGCCGGGGAAGAGCTGATCCTCCGGGCGCCAACTCAGGAAATCCATGCTGCCCAGGCGATCGATGACGCGGGGCAGGGCCAGCGTCTTGCCCAGGGCTTGCAGGGGCGCGGCCAGCCGCTGGGCCGGGGCTTCGTCATCCAGCCCCATATAAAGAGCCACGACTTGCGCATCGGCCAGCCGCCGGGCGAGGGGGGAGGGGATCACCTTGAACGCCAGCCGGTGCGCCAGCGGATCGAGCGAGGCCACGAAAGCGCGCCGCCTTTCCCGGGCGATCGCGCGCAGGGTCGCCTTTTCGGTGTCGTCGCTCATCTTGGGGCCTTAGGTCGGGGAAATGGGGCTTGGAGGGAGGAGGGTGACGGGACCGCCTCGGCCGTTTGCTGGAAGATCCTCTGACGCCTCAACGTCAGGTGGGAACCATGTAGATCGGGCCGGAACCCGCCCAGGGACAGCCCCCGTGGATGTGATTATCGCCTCAGGGATGTTCGCTAAAGCTCGTACCGCGCAGTACCCGTCACCTTCCTATCTAGGCTTCGGGCGCGGCTGCGACAAGCCTTTCCCGCAGCTTTTCTATGCGGGCGGCGAGGGATTCGAGCGCGCGGACGGCGGGTTCGTCCTCCGGCTCCAGCGCCAGGGTCTGCTGGCGGCCGATGGCCTCGCGCTTCAGGTCGTTGAGTTCGTCCGCCAGGAAAAGCGCGGCAAACAGCAGGGTGCGCACTTCGGTCAGGCCCGGCGTGTTCTGCTGGGCAAGGCGGGCCTTGCGTTCGATCAGGTTGGCGAGATGCGCCAGATGCGCTTCCTCGCCGTCGCGGCAGCGTATGTCATAGACGCGTCCGGCGATGTGCAATGTGGTTTCAGCCACCGGCCTGCCCCTTCAATTCGGTGATGAGACTGTCCAGCGATTGCAGCGCCGCTCGGGCAGCCGCAGTATCAACGCCGGAGGAGGTTTCAAAGGAGGCGGCCGACGAAAAGCCGTTCACATCCTGTTCGAGCTGGTCGATCGCGCGCTCCAGCGTGCGGATCGCCTGCATCATGCGGTCGCTTGCCATGT
Proteins encoded:
- a CDS encoding 5-formyltetrahydrofolate cyclo-ligase — its product is MSDDTEKATLRAIARERRRAFVASLDPLAHRLAFKVIPSPLARRLADAQVVALYMGLDDEAPAQRLAAPLQALGKTLALPRVIDRLGSMDFLSWRPEDQLFPGLFGTSHPQAAGDPVVPDVIIAPLIGFDRAMNRLGQGGGYYDRIFARYPDALRIGLAWSVQEHDALPADPWDLPLHLILTEIELIEGKEA
- a CDS encoding DUF2842 domain-containing protein, which encodes MSIDPRHVYKPSWRKPAGMFIILGLIALWAVLVGSLSGMIGQLPMIVQVPVYIFLGLIWIWVLPLRRLLAWMETGRWRGF
- a CDS encoding cell division protein ZapA, whose protein sequence is MAETTLHIAGRVYDIRCRDGEEAHLAHLANLIERKARLAQQNTPGLTEVRTLLFAALFLADELNDLKREAIGRQQTLALEPEDEPAVRALESLAARIEKLRERLVAAAPEA